One Flavobacterium sp. 90 DNA segment encodes these proteins:
- a CDS encoding SDR family NAD(P)-dependent oxidoreductase → MDTNKVWFVTGASKGLGLTLVKKLLANGYKVAATSRDVNALITEIGATSDHFLPIAMDILTESSVQEAVQNTINHFKTIDVVVNNAGYGQIGTLEELSDEESRRNFDVNVFGLLNVIRNTMPHFRANKSGHFFNISSIGGYHGGFPGWGIYCSTKFAVSGLTEGLQAEAKAFGVNVTLVYPGYFRTSFLSEGSMGLPKNPIADYEEARQSVLAHQNEINGNQPGDPEKAVDALIQISNEKNPPLHLFLGQDAYDMANSKIEIVKTDLATWKDLTTSTSY, encoded by the coding sequence ATGGATACAAATAAAGTATGGTTCGTTACAGGAGCTTCAAAAGGTTTGGGATTAACGTTGGTTAAAAAATTATTGGCAAACGGATATAAAGTTGCCGCAACTTCTAGAGATGTAAACGCTTTAATTACTGAAATTGGCGCAACATCAGATCATTTTTTGCCTATTGCAATGGATATTTTGACTGAAAGCAGTGTTCAGGAAGCAGTTCAAAATACAATCAATCATTTTAAAACGATTGATGTGGTGGTAAATAACGCCGGTTATGGACAAATTGGAACTTTGGAAGAACTTTCAGATGAAGAATCAAGACGTAATTTTGATGTAAATGTATTTGGTTTATTGAATGTGATTCGAAATACAATGCCACATTTCAGAGCTAATAAATCAGGGCATTTCTTTAATATTTCATCAATTGGTGGATATCACGGAGGTTTTCCGGGTTGGGGAATTTATTGTTCGACAAAGTTTGCAGTTTCTGGTTTGACTGAAGGTTTGCAGGCAGAAGCGAAAGCTTTTGGTGTAAATGTGACTTTGGTTTATCCGGGATATTTTAGAACCAGTTTTTTATCAGAAGGTTCTATGGGATTGCCTAAAAATCCAATCGCGGATTATGAAGAAGCTCGTCAATCAGTTTTAGCACATCAAAATGAAATTAACGGAAATCAACCCGGAGATCCTGAAAAAGCGGTTGATGCTTTGATTCAAATAAGTAATGAGAAAAATCCTCCGCTTCATTTATTCTTAGGACAAGATGCCTACGACATGGCAAATAGTAAAATAGAAATTGTAAAGACAGATCTGGCAACCTGGAAAGATTTGACAACTTCTACTTCTTATTAA
- a CDS encoding AraC family transcriptional regulator, producing the protein MEKLESIEDFYLNKALFMPDNLKKEIGHFNVFVLDEFMGCSAKPIPYSRKDYFKISLIIGKNKVHYADKVVEIENQALFFANPQIPYNWEQLEEQQTGFFCVFTEAFFHQFGNLKEYPVFKPNGSPVFAIDDEQVKRIKSIFEQMITEINSDYTYKYDVLRNLVFDLIHSAMKMQPANISVTQHSNASSRISSLFLELLERQFPIENSRQRFGLRSAADFADQLTIHVNHLNRALKETTQKTTSEIIAERILQEAKILLKHTDWNISEIAYSLGFEEPTHFNNFFKKNIQITPRQFRTV; encoded by the coding sequence ATGGAAAAATTAGAAAGTATTGAGGATTTTTATCTTAATAAAGCACTTTTTATGCCCGATAATCTCAAAAAAGAAATCGGACATTTTAATGTTTTTGTATTGGATGAATTTATGGGTTGCAGTGCAAAACCTATTCCGTACAGCCGAAAAGATTATTTTAAGATAAGTTTGATCATTGGGAAGAACAAAGTGCATTATGCTGATAAAGTTGTGGAGATTGAAAATCAAGCACTTTTCTTTGCTAATCCACAAATACCGTATAATTGGGAACAATTAGAAGAACAGCAAACAGGCTTTTTTTGTGTATTTACCGAAGCTTTTTTTCATCAGTTTGGGAATTTAAAGGAATATCCGGTTTTTAAACCCAACGGATCGCCTGTTTTTGCTATTGATGACGAACAGGTTAAAAGAATCAAAAGCATTTTTGAGCAAATGATTACCGAAATAAATTCTGATTATACCTATAAATATGATGTATTGCGGAATTTAGTTTTTGATTTGATTCATAGCGCCATGAAAATGCAGCCGGCTAATATTTCTGTTACTCAGCATTCTAATGCTTCAAGCAGAATATCTTCTTTGTTCTTGGAATTACTGGAAAGACAGTTTCCTATTGAAAATTCAAGACAGCGTTTTGGATTACGTTCGGCAGCAGATTTTGCAGATCAATTGACGATTCATGTCAATCATTTGAATAGAGCTTTGAAGGAAACGACGCAAAAAACAACTTCGGAAATTATTGCAGAACGTATTCTGCAAGAAGCAAAAATCCTTTTAAAACACACCGATTGGAATATCTCAGAAATCGCATATAGTCTGGGATTTGAAGAACCAACACATTTCAATAACTTCTTCAAGAAAAATATTCAAATTACGCCACGACAATTTAGAACTGTTTGA